TCGTCCTCGACCTCGGCGACGGCGTGCACGCGGTGTACGCGCACGTCAGGCGGGGTTCGCTGCGGGTGGCCGCCGGTGACGTGGTGGCGGCCGGCCAGCCGCTGGCCGAGTGCGGCAACTCGGGCAACTCGTCCGAGCCGCACCTGCACTTCCAGCTGATGGACGGCCCCGACATCGCGACCGCCCACGGCCTGCCCTTCACCTGGCGCTACCAGGACGACGACGGCGTCGCCCGCGACGGCGTGCCGGCCGACGGGGCCACGATCGCCGCGTGACGACGAAGCGGCTGGTCGGTGGGGACTCCGACCAGCCGCTTCGTCGCGTCATGGCGCCGGCGGGAGGGTCAGCCGGCGCCACTCCTCACACTGGAAGCCAGCCGTTGTCGTCGTCAGGATCGCTGCCGCCGTCCGGTTCCGCACCCGGCTCGGCCGTCACGACGCCGGGCTCGCCGGGAGACTCGTCGGGGCGGGCGCCCTGCGGAGGGGGCGGGGAACCGGGGCTGTCCTCCATGGCGTCCAGCCTGGTCGACGGCGACCCCGGCAGCTATGCCCAGTTTCGGTCAATTTTGGTCGAGTCGGTGTGCGATGGCCGCCCGCGACCGGACGCCGAGCTTGCGCATCGACGTCGTGATGTGGCGGGCGACGGTGTTGACCGAGAGGTACAGCTCGGCGGCGATCTCCTTGTTGGTCCGGCCCTTGGCGGCCAGTTCGGCCACCTCGCGTTCCCGTGGCGAGAGCTGTGACCCGTAGCCGCGCCGGCCGCCGCGGTGGCGGGCGGGGACAGACAGGCCGTGCCGTCGCGCGGTGGCCGTCGCGCGGCCGGCGTCCCACTCGGCACCCAGCTCGCGGTAGGCGGCGAGGGCGGCGAGCAGCTCGCTGCCGGCGTCCCGGACCGGCAGTGCGGCCGCGAGCCACGTTGAAGCCGCGAGCTCGCGGGCCTGCGCCGCCTCGTACGGCGCTCGCTGTGGCACGTAGAGCCGCGCCGCCGCCGCGAAGCTGGTGGCCGCGCCACCCGGATCCCCGGCGCCGAGGCGGACGAAGCCGTCCGCGTGCGCGAGCGCGGCCGGGGCCAGCGGTGCGTCCAGCCCGTCGAGGCGCGCGGCGAACCGGCGCACCGTCCGCTCCGCGTCGTCCGAACGTCCTGCCGCGACCAGCGCCTCGGCGACGGCCGGCAGCGCCCGGACGGACGGGGCGAGGACACCCTTCGGCTCGGCCGCGGCGAGCAGCCGGTCGGCCCGGCCGAGCACCGAGCCGGCCTCGCCACGGGCGACGGCCAGCCGGAACAGCGCCGCGGCGGGGATGGGCAGGAGGTCGAACCCGCTCAGCTCGTCGACCAGATCGACCGCGGCCGTCAATGCGGCGGCCGCGTCGTCGAGGTCGCCCCGGGCCAGCGTCAGACAGGCCGCGGCCGCCTCGCCGTCGATGCGGGCGCGGGGGTTGCCGGCCAGCTCCTCCATCAGCACGGCGGCGTGATCGGCCAGCTCGTCCCAGGAGCCCTGGCAGTAGCGCAGCAGCACCAGGCCGGAGCGCAGGCTGCGCTCCATGCGCGTCTCGACGCGGGCGCGATCGTCGCCGGCCGCCGCCGTGAGGCCGGCGGTGAGCAGCCGGTCGGCCAGTGCGTGGTGCCCGGCGTACGTCGCCTGCGTGCCGATGGACCAGTACGCGTTGATCTCGCGGCGGTGCCGGGGCTCGCCGCCGGTCTGGTGCTCGACCCGCTCGGCCGTCGTCCGCCACGCGGGATCGCCGGTCGGCACCTGCACCATGGCGATCTTCCCGAGCAGGAAGGCCTGGAACGCGTGGTCGGGGATCTCGGGCACGACCGTCAGCGCCCGTTGCAGCCAGGCCCGGTGCTCGGCCGGGTCGGCGTCGCCGGCCATCGGGATGCCGAGGACCACCATGGCCCACGCCTTGAGGTCGGGCCGGTGGTCGAGGTCGTCGACGGCGTCGGCGAACAGCTGGTGGGCGCGCAGCAACTCGGTGCCGGCGTCGTGCAGCAGCCCGCCGAGACGGAACCGCAGCTCGCCGCGGACCGGTGCGGGCAGCTCCTCGTCCAGCACGGCGGTGAGCAGGCCGGCGGCGTCCTGCGACCGCCCGGCCTCGATCGCGGCCTCGCCGAGGAGGACGGCCAGCCGGCCGCGCCGTTCCGGCGTCGCCGGGCCGTGGCGCAGGACGTCCTCGAGGATCCGGACCGCCTCGGCGTCGTTGCTCAGCTCGAAGGCCTGCTCGGCGGCCCGTTCGGCGGCGGCCACCCACTCGTGCCGCCGATCGGCGTGGCGCAGGTGGTGGGCCAGCTGCCCGGCCGGCGCCCGCGCGGCGGCCGCGAGCGCCGTCGCCGCGCGGTCGTGCAGCAGCAGGCGCCGCGGGCCGGCGAGGTCCTCGTGCACGGCCTGCGCCGCGAGCGGATGGCGGAACCCGATGTCGTCGCCGTGCTCGGCCAGCACCCCGGAGTCGAGCGCCTCGCCGACCGCCGGCAGCGCGGTGGCGCGGTCCAGCGGGGCCGTCGCCACCAGCAGCGAGAGCGGCACGGGCACCTGCAGGACGGCAGCGGCCTCGACCACCCGCCGGGCCGGGTCGCCGAGCCGCGCCACCCGTTCGAGCACGGAGTCGCGGATGCGGGTGGGCACGTCCAGCTCGTCCAGGGCGCGCCGCGCCCACCCGCCGCCGCGGCGCTGCACCAGCGTGCCGCGTTCCTGCAGCAGCGCCACCAGCTCCTCGACCGCGAACGGCAGCCCGGACGTGCGCTC
This Jiangella alba DNA region includes the following protein-coding sequences:
- a CDS encoding helix-turn-helix transcriptional regulator, translated to MADPSDAPHRLVAPAIVGRDGELRRAVDAVTAAPALVVVAGEAGIGKTRLVGELAAAAARSGRRPLLGRCHALREPFPLGPVIEAVRGLGDRLGELALSPVAGALRPFLPELAHVLPPAPDPLGDRAAERHRVFRGFVEVFAALGPSVLILEDLHWAEAQTGDFAGYLLAEALPELSVVVTYRPEAADPRVRALAAGLPSGTTLADVALTPLGPSEVGALAASIIGVDAVSEEFASYLSERTSGLPFAVEELVALLQERGTLVQRRGGGWARRALDELDVPTRIRDSVLERVARLGDPARRVVEAAAVLQVPVPLSLLVATAPLDRATALPAVGEALDSGVLAEHGDDIGFRHPLAAQAVHEDLAGPRRLLLHDRAATALAAAARAPAGQLAHHLRHADRRHEWVAAAERAAEQAFELSNDAEAVRILEDVLRHGPATPERRGRLAVLLGEAAIEAGRSQDAAGLLTAVLDEELPAPVRGELRFRLGGLLHDAGTELLRAHQLFADAVDDLDHRPDLKAWAMVVLGIPMAGDADPAEHRAWLQRALTVVPEIPDHAFQAFLLGKIAMVQVPTGDPAWRTTAERVEHQTGGEPRHRREINAYWSIGTQATYAGHHALADRLLTAGLTAAAGDDRARVETRMERSLRSGLVLLRYCQGSWDELADHAAVLMEELAGNPRARIDGEAAAACLTLARGDLDDAAAALTAAVDLVDELSGFDLLPIPAAALFRLAVARGEAGSVLGRADRLLAAAEPKGVLAPSVRALPAVAEALVAAGRSDDAERTVRRFAARLDGLDAPLAPAALAHADGFVRLGAGDPGGAATSFAAAARLYVPQRAPYEAAQARELAASTWLAAALPVRDAGSELLAALAAYRELGAEWDAGRATATARRHGLSVPARHRGGRRGYGSQLSPREREVAELAAKGRTNKEIAAELYLSVNTVARHITTSMRKLGVRSRAAIAHRLDQN